The Carnobacterium divergens nucleotide sequence AGTATCAAAAGTTGGTGTTATTGCTGGGGGTTATGTAACGGATGGTTTCATTACTCGTAACAGCAGTGTTCGTTTAATTCGTGATAGCATTGTTATTTTTGAAGGCGAATTGGCAAGTTTGAAACGCTTTAAAGATGATGCAAAAGAAGTTAAATTAGGATATGAATGTGGCTTTATGATTAAAGATTTCAATGATTTAAGAGTAGACGATGTAGTGGAAGCTTATCGTATGGTGGAAATCAAACGTAAATAATCAAATAGCTTCATTCAGCAGAAAGAAGGGCTATTATGGCAAATTTTAGAGTTGGTCGTGTTACCCAAGAAGTACAACGTGAGGTAAATGATATCTTAAAGAAAAAAGTGAGAGACCCTCGCGTTCAAGATGTTACCATTACGGATGTACGTGTAACTGGGGATTTACAACAAGCAACCATTTATTACAGCATTTTATCTGATAAAGCAAGTGATCTTGAAAAAGCACAATTAGGGCTTGAAAAAGCTTCTGGCTTAATCAGAAAAGAATTAGGGCATCGTTTAACATTGTACAAAACACCAGAAATCATGTTTGAACGTGATGAATCAGTGGCATATGGCAATCGCATCGATGAACTATTGCGTAATTTAAATAAAGACTAAAAAAAAACTAAGATTAGTTTAGGCTAATCTTAGTTTTTTTACTGTTTAATATTTGTTATAATAGCTATACACTAACAATCAAAAGGAGCAAAAATAATGAATGTAGTTTCATATTTAGGTACAAATACGCCTTTAACTCTTTCAAATACTGGAAATCAAGAAGTGGTTGCCATGATTGCCAGAGATACACTAGAAGCAGGGGTTACCGATGAAATGGTTTTAGATTATTTAAAAGAAGAAACGCAAAATCCAGAACTAACAATGAAGCAAATTTTATTCTATGACACAGAAGCCGAAATTATGGGAGGCTTTGAAATTTTGAGAGAAGTGGAAGATCAAGATCTTTTGAAGCATTTTTCAACGTCATATGTATACGAAACAACGGATTTTCCAGTTTGGGAACCTATCGAAGACGATCCTGATTTAGAAAGTTATCCGCAAGAACAGATTGTACAATATAAACAAATGATGGATGAAGCAAGGGCAGTGAATAAGGCACAACAAGTGGGCTTTTTGAAAATTCTTACTAAGTGTTTCACTGAAACAGATAAAGTTGAATTCTATACATGTGATTCAACCAAAACTAAAGAACGAGAAAAAAATCGCCGTTTAGAAAAATGGGCGACGATTCAACAAAATAAACGCTTATTGGATAGCCAAGAACAAGAGTTTTTATTGATTGAAAAAGAATAATAAATAAGGTCAAGTTAAGGAGATTTCCCTAACTTGACCTTTTAATTATCGATTAAATTAAATCGTTTCATACATAATAGAAAAAGCATCTCGTCCAGCATGAGTCATAATACTTGGACTAGCATAATTAATGGCATAGTCAGCATGTGGAAAATGTGTTTTTAAATTTTCAATTAAGCTTACTGTAAAAGGAGTCAAACCAATATGTGTAATCCCGATGGCTTTAATGCCACTTGTTTGTTTCATTTCATCGATTAACTTATCCATCCTTTTTTGGATAGAACGCATACCGCGTCCTTTAGTGTCCGGTTCTAACCCAGTATCAGTTAAGCGCAACAAGAGTTTCATATTTAAAAAGCTGGATATTTTTCCAATTGTAGGGCTAATTCGACCACCTTTGATGAGGTTTTCAAGGTTTACCACACAAATATACAGCACGGTTTTATGTTTGATTTCATTCATTTTTTCAAGAATTGTTTCCATTGAGGCGCCCTCTTTAGCTAATTTAGCAGCAGCTAACACTTGAAAGGCCATAGCGCGATCAATAAACTGGCAGTCAATGACAGAAACGTCTGTATGGGATAAATGAGAAGCTTGGTGAGCCGCTTGAACAGTGCCACTTAAGTGCTCTGTCAAGTGAATGGATAAGACTTGGCTGCCATCTGCTCCTAATTCATTATAAGTGTCAACAAAGCGTCCGATTGGAGGTTGTGACGTTTTTGGAAGGGTAGGGCTTTCATTCATTTTTTCTAAGAATTCTGATTTTGTAATTGTTTCATCATCAATGTAAACAACGCTATCAATCATAGCGGACAATGGCACTACAGTGATATTATAGGTTTCAATTTCTTCTTTTGATAGTTGAACTGTAGAGTCCGTTACAATCTTAATGTTTTTCATTTAGTTGCCTCCTTAAATAGAGTAGCTTTTATGAAAATGCTACCATCTTAAGAATACCAAATTTCACTTTAAAAAGACATCCATTTTGAAAAATTTTGTAGAAACCTAATAAATAACCAAAGAAAAATCAAGAATAGTAGATTCTTTTATTTTCTTAACTATGTTATAATAGCGTGGTTATGAAACAAGAAAGTTGGGTTGCAAATGGACGGAATTCTTCCACTTTGGAAAGAGCGTGGCATGACAAGCCATGATTGCGTTTTTAAGTTAAGAAAAATTTTAAATACAAAAAAAATAGGCCACACAGGAACGCTTGATCCAGACGTAGACGGTGTTTTGCCAATATGTGTTGGAAAAGCAACTAAAGTTGTTGAATATATGATGGAAACGGGAAAAGCATATGTAGGAGAAATTACTTTAGGGTATTCAACTACTACAGAAGATGTCAGTGGTGAGAGGGTTGAAGTAAAAAAAGTAACTAAAGCCCCTACAATTGAAGAAATTGATCACCAAATGAAAAACATGGAAGGTACAATCATTCAAGTCCCTCCCATGTTTTCGGCAGTCAAAGTAAATGGCAAGCGCCTATATGAATACGCACGAAACGGTGAAACAGTAGAACGACCTAAAAGAAAAGCTGAGATCAACTCTTTTATACGAACTAGCGAACCTATTTTTAATGAGGATGCTGGAACAGTAAAATGGCGATTTGAAGTAGCTTGTGGCAAGGGGACGTATGTCCGAACGTTAGCTGTTGATTTAGGTGAGGCACTAGGTTACCCTGCACATATGTCTGATTTAACCCGTATTCTAAGTGGAACATTTAAAGCAAGTGATTGTTTGACTTTGGAACAAGTAGCCGAAGCAATGAAAGCGGAGAGTATTCAGAAAAAGCTCTTCCCATTAGAATTTGGTTTGAAAGAATTTGAAACAATGGAAGTCTCAGATGAATTGTGGCAAAAGGTGAAGAACGGAGTCCCACTTCCTAAGAGCCTGTTCAATACCTACAGTCGCTTCCCAGTCGTGATGATGTATCAAGGGCAAGCAACAAGCTTGTATGACGTTCATCCTACTAAACCACAATTAGTAAAACCAACAAAAGTCTTACGAAATCAATAGATTAAAGGGGTTCTTTTTTATGAAAGTTGTCAATATCCATCATCCGTACCAATCAAATCAAATTCCAACAGATGATGTTGTTTTAGCCTTAGGTTTTTTTGATGGAGTCCATTTAGGGCATCAAGAAGTCATTGCAACAGCAAAAAAAATCGCGAAGAAAAAAAATCTAAAATTAGCGTTAATGACATTTAATCAGCATCCTTCGATT carries:
- a CDS encoding DegV family protein, with translation MKNIKIVTDSTVQLSKEEIETYNITVVPLSAMIDSVVYIDDETITKSEFLEKMNESPTLPKTSQPPIGRFVDTYNELGADGSQVLSIHLTEHLSGTVQAAHQASHLSHTDVSVIDCQFIDRAMAFQVLAAAKLAKEGASMETILEKMNEIKHKTVLYICVVNLENLIKGGRISPTIGKISSFLNMKLLLRLTDTGLEPDTKGRGMRSIQKRMDKLIDEMKQTSGIKAIGITHIGLTPFTVSLIENLKTHFPHADYAINYASPSIMTHAGRDAFSIMYETI
- the rbfA gene encoding 30S ribosome-binding factor RbfA produces the protein MANFRVGRVTQEVQREVNDILKKKVRDPRVQDVTITDVRVTGDLQQATIYYSILSDKASDLEKAQLGLEKASGLIRKELGHRLTLYKTPEIMFERDESVAYGNRIDELLRNLNKD
- the truB gene encoding tRNA pseudouridine(55) synthase TruB — protein: MDGILPLWKERGMTSHDCVFKLRKILNTKKIGHTGTLDPDVDGVLPICVGKATKVVEYMMETGKAYVGEITLGYSTTTEDVSGERVEVKKVTKAPTIEEIDHQMKNMEGTIIQVPPMFSAVKVNGKRLYEYARNGETVERPKRKAEINSFIRTSEPIFNEDAGTVKWRFEVACGKGTYVRTLAVDLGEALGYPAHMSDLTRILSGTFKASDCLTLEQVAEAMKAESIQKKLFPLEFGLKEFETMEVSDELWQKVKNGVPLPKSLFNTYSRFPVVMMYQGQATSLYDVHPTKPQLVKPTKVLRNQ